A part of Indicator indicator isolate 239-I01 unplaced genomic scaffold, UM_Iind_1.1 iindUn_scaffold_214, whole genome shotgun sequence genomic DNA contains:
- the TFEB gene encoding transcription factor EB isoform X1, whose amino-acid sequence MASRIGLRMELMKQQAQQEAERERAQQQLMMSYMQQQRLPVASSPAINTPVHYQSPPPVPGEVLKVQSYLENPTTYHLQKSRDKKVQAYLSETYGNKFAAHVSPISHSPKPPPAASPGVRPSHVLSSSAGNSAPNSPMAMLNIGSNPEREFDEVIDDIMRLDDVLGYINPEVHMPNTLPMSSSHMNVYSGDPQVTASLVGVTSSSCPADLTQKRELTDAESRALAKERQKKDNHNLIERRRRFNINDRIKELGMLIPKANDLDVRWNKGTILKASVDYIKRMQKDLQRSRDLENHSRRLEMTNKQLLLRIQELEMQARVHGLPTSSPSGVNVAELAQQVVKQEASGDEGTLEPLLPPPDPETQLPPALPPPPQSPYHQLDFTHSLSFDDGSRGFLDSLEPSHSASFPSLSKKELDLMLMQDTMLPLASDPLFSAMSPEASKASSRRSSFSMEDADML is encoded by the exons ATGGCGTCGCGCATCGGGCTGCGGATGGAGCTGATGAAGCAGCAGGCGCAGCAGGAGGCCGAGCGGGAGCGAgcgcagcagcagctgatgatgAGCTACATGCAGCAGCAGCGCCTGCCCGTGGCCTCCAGCCCGGCCATCAACACCCCTGTGCACTACCAGTCCCCACCGCCTGTGCCCGGGGAGGTCCTCAAg GTGCAGTCCTACCTGGAGAACCCTACCACCTACCACCTGCAGAAGTCTCGGGACAAGAAGGTCCAAGCTTACCTCTCAGAGACCTACGGGAACAAGTTTGCTGCCCACGTCAGCCCCATCAGCCACTCTCCCAAGCCGCCCCCGGCCGCCTCCCCTGGCGTCCGGCCCAGCCACGTCCTGTCCTCCTCGGCAGGCAACAGTGCCCCCAACAGCCCCATGGCCATGCTCAACATCGGCTCCAACCCCGAGCGCGAG TTTGATGAggtcatcgatgacatcatgcGCCTGGATGACGTCTTGGGCTACATCAACCCTGAAGTCCACATGCCCAACACG ctgcCCATGTCCAGCAGTCACATGAATGTCTATAGTGGGGACCCCCAGGTGACAGCCTCCCTCGTAGGTGTCACCAGCAGCTCGTGCCCTGCTGACCTCACCCAGAAGAGAGAGCTGACAG ATGCTGAGAGCCGAGCCCTGGCGAAAGAACGTCAGAAGAAAGACAATCACAACCTGA TCGAGAGGCGGCGAAGGTTTAACATCAACGACCGCAtcaaggagctggggatgctcaTCCCCAAGGCCAACGACCT GGACGTGCGCTGGAACAAAGGGACAATCCTGAAGGCATCTGTGGACTACATCAAGAGGATGCAGAAGGACTTGCAGAGGTCACGAGATCTGGAGAACCACTCACGACGCCTGGAGATGACAAataagcagctgctgctccgcATCCAG gagctggagatgcAGGCACGTGTCCATGGGCTGCCCACCTCCTCACCCTCAGGTGTCAACGTGGCCGAGCTGGCCCAGCAGGTGGTCAAACAGGAAGCCAGTGGGGACGAGGGGACCCTggagccactgctgccacccccGGACCCCGAAACGCAGCTGCCGCCGGCGCTGCCTCCTCCGCCGCAGTCTCCCTACCACCAGCTGGACTTTACCCACAGCCTGAGCTTCGACGACGGCTCCCGGGgcttcctggacagcctggagcCCAGCCACAGTGCTTCCTTCCCATCCCTATCCAAGAAGGAGCTGGACTTGATGCTGATGCAGGACACCATGCTGCCCCTGGCCTCTGACCCCTTGTTCTCAGCCATGTCCCCGGAGGCTTCCAAGGCCAGCAGTCGCCGGAGCAGCTTCAGCATGGAGGATGCAGACATGCTGTGA
- the TFEB gene encoding transcription factor EB isoform X2: protein MASRIGLRMELMKQQAQQEAERERAQQQLMMSYMQQQRLPVASSPAINTPVHYQSPPPVPGEVLKFDEVIDDIMRLDDVLGYINPEVHMPNTLPMSSSHMNVYSGDPQVTASLVGVTSSSCPADLTQKRELTDAESRALAKERQKKDNHNLIERRRRFNINDRIKELGMLIPKANDLDVRWNKGTILKASVDYIKRMQKDLQRSRDLENHSRRLEMTNKQLLLRIQELEMQARVHGLPTSSPSGVNVAELAQQVVKQEASGDEGTLEPLLPPPDPETQLPPALPPPPQSPYHQLDFTHSLSFDDGSRGFLDSLEPSHSASFPSLSKKELDLMLMQDTMLPLASDPLFSAMSPEASKASSRRSSFSMEDADML, encoded by the exons ATGGCGTCGCGCATCGGGCTGCGGATGGAGCTGATGAAGCAGCAGGCGCAGCAGGAGGCCGAGCGGGAGCGAgcgcagcagcagctgatgatgAGCTACATGCAGCAGCAGCGCCTGCCCGTGGCCTCCAGCCCGGCCATCAACACCCCTGTGCACTACCAGTCCCCACCGCCTGTGCCCGGGGAGGTCCTCAAg TTTGATGAggtcatcgatgacatcatgcGCCTGGATGACGTCTTGGGCTACATCAACCCTGAAGTCCACATGCCCAACACG ctgcCCATGTCCAGCAGTCACATGAATGTCTATAGTGGGGACCCCCAGGTGACAGCCTCCCTCGTAGGTGTCACCAGCAGCTCGTGCCCTGCTGACCTCACCCAGAAGAGAGAGCTGACAG ATGCTGAGAGCCGAGCCCTGGCGAAAGAACGTCAGAAGAAAGACAATCACAACCTGA TCGAGAGGCGGCGAAGGTTTAACATCAACGACCGCAtcaaggagctggggatgctcaTCCCCAAGGCCAACGACCT GGACGTGCGCTGGAACAAAGGGACAATCCTGAAGGCATCTGTGGACTACATCAAGAGGATGCAGAAGGACTTGCAGAGGTCACGAGATCTGGAGAACCACTCACGACGCCTGGAGATGACAAataagcagctgctgctccgcATCCAG gagctggagatgcAGGCACGTGTCCATGGGCTGCCCACCTCCTCACCCTCAGGTGTCAACGTGGCCGAGCTGGCCCAGCAGGTGGTCAAACAGGAAGCCAGTGGGGACGAGGGGACCCTggagccactgctgccacccccGGACCCCGAAACGCAGCTGCCGCCGGCGCTGCCTCCTCCGCCGCAGTCTCCCTACCACCAGCTGGACTTTACCCACAGCCTGAGCTTCGACGACGGCTCCCGGGgcttcctggacagcctggagcCCAGCCACAGTGCTTCCTTCCCATCCCTATCCAAGAAGGAGCTGGACTTGATGCTGATGCAGGACACCATGCTGCCCCTGGCCTCTGACCCCTTGTTCTCAGCCATGTCCCCGGAGGCTTCCAAGGCCAGCAGTCGCCGGAGCAGCTTCAGCATGGAGGATGCAGACATGCTGTGA
- the LOC128980491 gene encoding uncharacterized protein LOC128980491, producing the protein MTRSWVRSGCGSGTGGVGGGGGGGGGHSTAGSTVTGDDWNAAPRRGASGGAPTARVTGTGTARAGGGTSATVRGRAGGGRGTGGVGAYGRGSTDGHCWGWGGRRVERAVGGLGYGGRALRDYGVRDGVWHWARRRSGGPGEGRVLLTRGHGLNGAATRWGYGGDGRTALRGRGVRGGGLNATLLGRGGRRTTGWWGSTLRLGGAEAGDGGGGGAGGEVDAGAGRTARVRTLGRSGGGTAATSYVDGTGRRWERGGGLRAGRRTAVTRGVGNAGRGASGKACVRAP; encoded by the coding sequence ATGACGCGGTCGTGGGTACGGAGTGGGTGCGGGAGTGGAACGGGcggggtcgggggggggggggggggtgggggtgggcaTTCAACGGCGGGCTCAACGGTTACGGGGGACGACTGGAACGCGGCACCTCGGCGCGGGGCGTCGGGGGGGGCCCCTACCGCGCGGGTGACTGGGACTGGTACGGCAAGGGCGGGGGGCGGGACGTCTGCTACGGTCCGCGGACGCGCGGGCGGCGGGCGGGGTACGGGTGGGGTCGGAGCGTACGGGCGCGGGAGCACGGACGGGcactgctgggggtggggggggcgaCGGGTGGAGCGGGCGGTGGGGGGCTTGGGGTACGGGGGACGGGCACTCCGGGACTACGGGGTACGGGACGGTGTCTGGCACTGGGCACGCCGGCGCAGCGGGGGACCGGGCGAGGGCAGGGTGCTCCTAACGCGGGGGCACGGGCTGAACGGGGCAGCTACACGCTGGGGTTACGGGGGGGACGGACGCACGGCGTTACGCGGGCGGGGCGTACGGGGCGGCGGGCTTAACGCGACGCTACTGGGACGCGGGGGACGACGGACGACGGGGTGGTGGGGGTCTACGCTACGACTTGGCGGCGCGGAGGCTGGGGAcggcgggggggggggcgcgGGGGGGGAGGTGGACGCGGGGGCCGGACGGACGGCGCGGGTGCGCACGCTGGGTCGGTCTGGGGGGGGGACGGCGGCGACTAGCTACGTGGACGGGACGGGCAGGCGGTGGGAACGGGGGGGCGGGCTACGCGCGGGACGACGTACGGCGGTTACGCGGGGGGTGGGGAACGCGGGACGGGGGGCGAGTGGGAAGGCGTGCGTACGGGCGCCTTAA